One Proteinivorax tanatarense DNA segment encodes these proteins:
- a CDS encoding 4Fe-4S binding protein, with protein sequence MDKRKISQVVGIVFTLVLILLGIYNFNFILVAAGTLIAIFYGRFFCGWFCPMGTFAERLLSKISRNKKPPKIMEKRWFPYAVLVVFFLYLGVLIISNVSYAVFIMMGTVALASILLAALYRPRTWCEFYCPWGTIMSLASLKSGKKISIEDKCKGCKLCVKNCNIPTQLSQSIDERKKVNKKKVKLSDRCIKCTECIKACPHNAINFENN encoded by the coding sequence ATGGATAAAAGAAAAATTAGTCAAGTAGTGGGAATTGTATTTACGTTAGTATTAATTTTATTAGGTATTTATAATTTTAATTTTATTTTAGTTGCTGCTGGTACGTTAATAGCAATTTTTTATGGAAGATTTTTTTGTGGATGGTTTTGTCCTATGGGAACGTTTGCTGAAAGGTTGCTTTCAAAGATATCAAGAAATAAAAAGCCCCCTAAAATTATGGAAAAAAGATGGTTTCCTTATGCTGTTTTAGTGGTATTTTTTCTTTATTTGGGTGTATTAATTATTAGTAATGTTTCATATGCAGTTTTTATAATGATGGGAACTGTAGCATTAGCATCCATACTGTTAGCAGCATTGTATAGGCCTAGAACATGGTGCGAGTTTTACTGTCCGTGGGGAACGATTATGAGCTTAGCTAGTCTAAAAAGTGGAAAAAAGATATCTATAGAGGATAAATGTAAAGGATGTAAATTATGTGTAAAAAACTGTAATATACCAACGCAGCTATCCCAATCTATTGATGAGAGGAAAAAGGTTAATAAAAAGAAAGTTAAGCTTAGCGACCGTTGCATTAAATGTACAGAATGTATTAAAGCGTGTCCTCATAACGCTATAAATTTTGAAAATAATTAA
- the spoIIP gene encoding stage II sporulation protein P yields MQKVKIFSLCMILSMLFPVFAVAEVETEDGSYYTLFDDEENILLKTGIVIQEGDKFVDHKNVTYEVYKVDEEQKKAWAKKKEEQQNPLELEEEDNEQSEGEAHSEIEAVGQFAQIEEADQRRIGLYYTHSGESFVPTEGYAQTDQTQGGIYEVGAALAETIEEFEVEVINDQTTHFPYSGSYRRSRRTVSELLEEDLDAIFDIHRDAAPWDGYYANIDGESVTQVLIVVGTQNPFYRANEGFAWWLKSVADEQTPGLMKGIFYARGDYNQDLHPRALLLEIGAHQNRREHAEEGARLFAPAIVETLYGEPEEAEEEKERLEEEAKIKPEGEEDDELDPKGMSTIDRGGPGGIGGIWQAILSLFLLAVAGGGIYLLISVGDTREIKRTLKKFFSKEFTNQIRRSSVKDREKDNEDKH; encoded by the coding sequence ATGCAAAAAGTAAAAATATTTAGTTTATGCATGATACTTTCTATGCTTTTTCCTGTATTTGCAGTTGCTGAAGTTGAAACAGAAGATGGAAGTTACTATACTCTTTTTGATGATGAGGAAAATATATTATTAAAAACGGGCATTGTTATTCAAGAAGGGGATAAATTTGTAGACCACAAAAATGTTACTTATGAGGTGTACAAGGTAGATGAGGAGCAAAAAAAAGCATGGGCTAAGAAAAAAGAAGAGCAACAAAATCCTTTAGAATTAGAGGAGGAAGATAATGAACAAAGTGAAGGAGAGGCCCACAGCGAAATAGAAGCTGTGGGTCAATTTGCTCAGATTGAAGAGGCAGATCAAAGAAGAATCGGTTTATATTATACTCATAGCGGCGAAAGTTTCGTTCCAACGGAAGGATATGCTCAAACAGATCAAACCCAAGGTGGAATATATGAAGTTGGAGCAGCTTTAGCTGAAACTATAGAGGAGTTTGAGGTAGAGGTGATAAATGATCAAACTACTCATTTCCCTTACTCGGGTTCATATAGAAGATCTAGGCGAACTGTTTCAGAATTATTGGAGGAAGATTTAGATGCAATATTTGATATTCATAGAGATGCGGCGCCTTGGGACGGTTATTATGCTAATATAGATGGAGAGTCGGTAACACAAGTTCTTATAGTTGTTGGCACCCAAAATCCTTTCTATAGAGCTAATGAGGGATTTGCTTGGTGGTTAAAATCTGTAGCCGACGAACAAACTCCAGGGTTGATGAAAGGGATTTTTTATGCCAGAGGAGATTATAATCAAGACCTGCACCCTAGAGCGTTATTATTAGAGATTGGAGCTCATCAAAACAGGAGAGAGCATGCAGAAGAAGGGGCTCGTCTTTTTGCACCAGCAATTGTTGAAACACTTTATGGAGAACCTGAGGAAGCAGAGGAGGAAAAAGAACGACTTGAGGAAGAAGCAAAGATAAAGCCGGAAGGTGAAGAAGATGATGAGTTAGACCCTAAGGGGATGTCAACGATAGATAGAGGAGGTCCAGGTGGAATTGGAGGGATTTGGCAAGCAATTTTGAGTTTATTTTTGTTGGCTGTGGCGGGAGGTGGAATTTACTTATTAATAAGTGTAGGAGATACACGAGAGATTAAGAGAACCTTGAAAAAGTTTTTTAGCAAAGAGTTTACAAATCAAATTAGAAGAAGTAGTGTTAAAGATAGAGAAAAAGATAACGAGGATAAGCATTGA
- a CDS encoding phosphatase yields the protein MKIKADLHTHTISSGHAYSTLMEIVKAASDKGLEMVAITDHGPAMPGGPHPYHFGNMRVVPREMFGVEVLRGVECNIIDEQGNVDLIKRFRKHLDIVIGGFHTDCFNGGDLAYNTEVAINAMEKGSFDIMVHPGNPDFPIDSDKIVMAAKENNILIEINNSSLKNDGSRKGSFDNCYSIAKAIVKHDWKVSLGSDSHIFADVGVFSKALKLISDAGIKEEQIINTDVNKVKEFLAHKNRSRYTQVTPEV from the coding sequence ATGAAAATAAAAGCGGATTTGCATACCCATACTATTAGTAGTGGTCACGCTTACAGCACCTTAATGGAAATAGTAAAAGCAGCCAGTGACAAGGGGCTGGAAATGGTAGCTATAACCGATCATGGTCCTGCAATGCCTGGAGGACCTCATCCATACCATTTTGGGAATATGCGAGTTGTTCCCAGGGAAATGTTTGGTGTTGAAGTGCTACGGGGAGTGGAATGTAATATAATTGATGAACAAGGTAATGTGGATTTAATAAAACGTTTTAGGAAGCATTTAGATATTGTTATAGGAGGTTTTCATACCGATTGCTTTAACGGAGGCGATTTGGCATATAACACCGAAGTAGCAATAAATGCTATGGAAAAAGGGAGCTTTGATATTATGGTGCATCCAGGTAATCCTGACTTCCCAATAGACAGTGATAAAATAGTAATGGCAGCAAAAGAAAATAATATATTAATAGAAATTAACAATAGCTCATTAAAAAATGATGGAAGTCGGAAGGGGAGTTTTGACAACTGTTATAGCATAGCAAAAGCTATAGTAAAGCATGATTGGAAGGTATCACTAGGAAGTGACTCTCATATATTTGCTGATGTAGGGGTGTTTTCTAAAGCTCTTAAATTAATTTCAGATGCTGGTATTAAAGAAGAGCAAATAATAAACACTGATGTAAACAAGGTTAAAGAGTTTTTAGCACATAAAAATAGGTCGCGTTATACACAGGTTACTCCTGAGGTATAG
- a CDS encoding ROK family protein: MELAKKRIGIDIGGTNIACGLVEEGQILYKTSLATNASEGKESVFNSIFKAVQMVLDNTETTIKQIAGIGVGVPGMVDMDTGVVKLAPNLYWEYVPVKEILEKKFKVPVVVDNDANAAALGEVLSGAGKGNKDVVCITIGTGIGAGLIINGKIHHGKSGGAGEFGHTIVNEKGPLCNCGSRGCLETLTSATAIVNKGKDILQQESDSILKDCIVEGQPLGAKEIFLAAQKGDKWCKEVIEESCKHLGMALANVVNLLNPEQIIVGGGVSQAGEALFRPLKKWVNYYSLDILNKDLSVDPAELGNDAGIIGAAGLIK; this comes from the coding sequence ATGGAACTGGCAAAGAAACGAATTGGAATAGACATAGGGGGAACTAATATTGCTTGCGGGTTAGTTGAGGAAGGGCAAATATTGTATAAAACATCTCTGGCAACTAATGCATCAGAAGGTAAAGAGTCAGTATTTAACTCAATTTTTAAGGCTGTACAAATGGTATTAGATAATACTGAAACTACAATAAAGCAAATAGCAGGGATAGGTGTAGGGGTTCCGGGTATGGTAGACATGGATACTGGAGTTGTAAAATTAGCTCCAAATCTGTACTGGGAGTACGTACCTGTAAAAGAAATTTTAGAGAAAAAGTTTAAAGTGCCAGTTGTAGTGGATAATGATGCCAATGCAGCAGCGCTAGGTGAGGTGTTAAGCGGTGCAGGGAAAGGGAATAAAGACGTTGTTTGTATAACAATAGGGACAGGAATCGGAGCTGGCTTAATAATTAATGGGAAAATACACCATGGAAAAAGCGGTGGCGCAGGCGAGTTCGGACATACTATTGTCAATGAGAAAGGTCCTCTTTGTAACTGCGGAAGTCGTGGATGCTTAGAAACCCTAACTTCAGCTACAGCTATTGTTAATAAAGGTAAAGATATTCTACAACAGGAAAGTGACAGTATTTTAAAAGATTGCATTGTTGAAGGGCAGCCTTTAGGAGCAAAGGAGATATTTTTAGCTGCCCAAAAAGGTGATAAGTGGTGCAAAGAAGTTATTGAAGAATCCTGCAAGCATCTTGGAATGGCACTTGCAAATGTTGTAAACTTATTAAACCCAGAACAAATTATTGTTGGAGGCGGTGTTTCCCAGGCAGGAGAGGCCCTTTTTAGACCATTGAAAAAATGGGTGAACTATTATAGTTTAGACATCTTAAACAAAGACCTTTCTGTAGACCCTGCTGAACTTGGTAACGACGCCGGGATAATTGGTGCAGCGGGACTAATTAAGTAA
- a CDS encoding glutamate-cysteine ligase family protein, with the protein MIEAKQKQRFIDILKKGESKIQNIGVEIEHIVVDNNFNTVNYYQRNGIEDILKNLLPLGYQGEYYNNYLVGLSKGENTITLEPGGQLEISIKEKGSIKKIKDNYFEFISDLAPILSENNQYLLAVGYHPKTSITEIPFNPKPRYKQMATYFEKKGKLAHNMMKGTASIQVSIDYTDEEDFAKKFAVANFLTPLIAILTDNSPRFEGQNYKRHSIRTKIWQNTDNDRSGIVPYKTGEFFGYDDYAEYLINVPPICVLQDGKLSFYSDKKTKDILDPETFTDDEVEHLMGMVFPDARAKKYIEIRSADSMPYPLSFAFIAFIKGVFYNQDAIDYFYNLSQYTSSEDIEKIKAELQWQGYKTKVVEKNLEQLANEAFDFALDKLDKEEVQYLNSIKMMIKNKENPKMYMEDFCNKYGQEAFKCCAVTVDTYNQCTKIKTSSKC; encoded by the coding sequence TTGATAGAAGCAAAACAAAAACAAAGGTTTATAGATATACTAAAAAAAGGTGAATCAAAAATTCAGAATATAGGAGTTGAAATAGAACATATAGTCGTTGATAATAATTTTAATACTGTAAATTATTATCAACGTAATGGTATAGAGGATATTCTTAAAAACCTATTGCCGCTTGGGTATCAGGGTGAGTATTACAATAATTATTTAGTTGGACTTAGCAAAGGTGAAAATACTATTACTTTAGAGCCCGGTGGACAACTAGAAATTAGTATTAAGGAAAAAGGTAGTATTAAAAAGATAAAGGATAATTATTTTGAGTTTATTTCTGACCTTGCTCCAATACTTTCGGAAAATAATCAATATTTACTGGCTGTTGGTTACCATCCTAAAACTTCTATAACAGAGATACCTTTTAATCCAAAACCGCGTTATAAACAAATGGCGACCTATTTTGAAAAAAAAGGAAAACTAGCTCATAATATGATGAAGGGAACTGCCTCAATACAGGTTAGTATAGATTATACCGATGAAGAGGATTTTGCAAAGAAGTTTGCAGTGGCGAATTTTTTAACACCGTTAATTGCTATATTGACAGATAACTCCCCTCGTTTTGAAGGTCAAAATTATAAAAGGCACAGCATAAGAACTAAAATATGGCAAAATACTGATAATGATAGAAGCGGGATAGTACCTTATAAAACAGGTGAGTTTTTTGGGTATGATGATTATGCTGAATACCTGATAAATGTTCCTCCTATCTGTGTTTTACAAGATGGAAAGTTAAGCTTTTATAGTGATAAAAAAACTAAAGATATTTTAGACCCTGAAACCTTTACCGATGATGAGGTTGAGCATTTGATGGGAATGGTATTCCCTGACGCTAGAGCTAAAAAATATATTGAGATAAGATCGGCAGACTCCATGCCTTATCCATTAAGCTTTGCTTTTATTGCCTTTATAAAAGGGGTATTTTATAATCAAGATGCTATCGATTATTTTTATAACCTTTCTCAATATACTTCTAGTGAGGATATTGAGAAAATTAAAGCTGAGTTACAATGGCAAGGTTATAAAACAAAGGTTGTGGAAAAGAACTTGGAACAATTAGCAAATGAAGCTTTTGATTTTGCCTTAGATAAATTAGACAAGGAAGAAGTACAATATTTGAATTCTATAAAAATGATGATAAAAAACAAAGAAAATCCCAAGATGTACATGGAAGACTTTTGTAACAAATATGGGCAGGAAGCATTTAAATGCTGTGCTGTAACAGTAGATACCTATAACCAATGTACAAAAATTAAAACGTCAAGCAAGTGCTAG
- a CDS encoding glutathionylspermidine synthase family protein gives MVYTKAIREFRDIIKGNQEVFIKEYQQLKEQVAKSPAIYKGEPIDFLYHPIYLSDKDVVQFTVLTNKLFGILSKVIEMYLQEPSFRKHFPFDPLLEKLILKDPGYSINVPMSRIDVFYHGEGDFQFCELNADGSSAMVEARELQRIIGESLAVKSHKKEFKISGFELFQSWFDALMINYKEYASSEKLPNIAIVDYIEGEPSKEFQEFKKTFEKNGCSTVIADVRELVYRDGVLYYKDFSIDCIYRRAVTWEIIENVKESRAFIDAYLDGNVCVVGPLRSQLIHNKIIFSILHDESITSFLTEDERSFIKNHVPYTAYFDREDTSLVDDVKENKDLYVLKPLDKYAALGVYVGKDCTLNKWEEVINTVAKQGYLIQKFCHLPNQSLAFFKQNEVEFIDFNYMIGLFCYNQSFVGPYTRSGRKNIIGAVAESFIVPNFKLTD, from the coding sequence TTGGTATACACAAAGGCAATTAGAGAGTTTAGAGATATTATAAAAGGAAATCAAGAAGTATTTATTAAAGAATATCAACAGCTTAAAGAGCAGGTTGCTAAATCCCCTGCGATATATAAAGGGGAACCTATTGATTTTTTATATCATCCAATATACCTATCAGATAAAGATGTAGTTCAATTTACTGTTCTTACAAATAAACTTTTTGGGATTTTATCCAAAGTTATAGAAATGTATCTACAAGAGCCAAGCTTTAGAAAACACTTTCCCTTTGACCCACTTTTAGAAAAATTAATTTTGAAAGATCCTGGATATAGCATAAATGTTCCAATGTCTCGCATAGATGTTTTTTATCATGGCGAAGGAGATTTTCAGTTTTGTGAACTAAATGCAGATGGTTCTTCTGCTATGGTTGAAGCCAGAGAATTGCAGAGAATAATAGGAGAAAGTCTTGCTGTTAAGTCTCATAAAAAAGAATTCAAAATTTCAGGGTTTGAACTTTTTCAAAGTTGGTTTGATGCTCTTATGATAAATTACAAAGAATATGCTAGCAGCGAGAAACTTCCTAACATTGCTATAGTGGACTATATAGAGGGGGAGCCGTCAAAGGAATTTCAGGAATTTAAAAAAACATTCGAGAAAAACGGGTGCTCTACTGTTATAGCTGATGTTAGAGAGTTAGTATATAGGGATGGGGTACTATATTATAAAGATTTTTCTATAGACTGCATTTATAGGCGGGCTGTGACGTGGGAAATAATTGAAAATGTAAAGGAGTCGCGGGCTTTTATTGATGCATATTTGGATGGGAATGTATGTGTAGTGGGACCTTTACGGTCACAACTAATACACAACAAAATAATATTTTCCATACTACACGATGAAAGTATAACTTCCTTTTTGACAGAAGATGAAAGAAGCTTTATAAAAAATCATGTGCCATATACGGCGTATTTTGATAGGGAAGATACTTCGCTTGTAGATGATGTGAAAGAAAACAAAGATCTTTACGTTTTAAAGCCTTTGGATAAATATGCTGCATTAGGTGTTTATGTTGGTAAAGACTGTACATTAAACAAATGGGAAGAAGTTATCAATACAGTTGCAAAACAAGGGTATTTAATACAAAAGTTTTGCCATCTGCCAAATCAATCATTAGCTTTTTTTAAACAAAATGAGGTCGAATTTATAGATTTTAATTACATGATAGGGCTGTTTTGTTACAACCAAAGCTTTGTTGGTCCTTATACAAGATCAGGCAGAAAAAATATTATAGGTGCTGTAGCTGAATCATTTATAGTTCCAAATTTTAAATTAACTGATTAA
- a CDS encoding PHP domain-containing protein: MNLYADYHTHTSYSHAKGTVEENIQSAIKANLKEIGIAEHGPQTLFVGVSNKKFENLYDEIISLRDKYPEIKILFNIEANLLDYEGNIDLPPFVENKVDMLLLGFHPNIVPSSKSFPMVTNNLLSRNLGLRKERTRWYNTQGLIKAMKKYDISLITHPGHKVDVDTKQLAKACAETNTALEINCKHGMKIKDFVDIAKSEGVKFIVSSDAHHPNEVGEFSKGISIIKKLNIPKSMIVNSERST; this comes from the coding sequence ATGAATCTCTATGCAGATTATCACACTCATACTAGTTATAGCCATGCTAAAGGAACTGTGGAAGAAAATATTCAAAGCGCTATCAAAGCCAACTTAAAAGAAATAGGTATTGCTGAACATGGACCCCAAACCCTTTTTGTGGGGGTATCAAACAAAAAATTTGAAAACTTATATGACGAAATTATTAGTTTAAGAGATAAATATCCAGAGATTAAAATACTTTTTAACATAGAAGCTAACTTATTAGATTATGAAGGTAATATTGATCTGCCTCCTTTTGTTGAAAATAAGGTAGATATGTTGCTGTTGGGGTTTCATCCCAACATTGTACCATCCAGTAAAAGCTTTCCCATGGTGACAAATAATTTGTTGTCTAGAAATTTAGGGTTAAGAAAAGAAAGGACTAGATGGTATAACACACAAGGGTTGATAAAAGCTATGAAAAAGTATGATATTAGCTTGATAACTCACCCAGGGCATAAAGTAGATGTTGATACTAAACAGTTAGCTAAAGCTTGTGCTGAAACAAATACGGCGTTAGAAATCAACTGTAAGCACGGCATGAAAATAAAAGATTTTGTAGATATTGCTAAGAGCGAAGGGGTTAAGTTTATAGTAAGCTCTGATGCCCACCACCCAAATGAAGTAGGCGAATTTTCCAAGGGGATAAGTATAATAAAAAAACTCAATATACCTAAAAGTATGATTGTAAATTCGGAAAGGAGTACTTAA
- the rapZ gene encoding RNase adapter RapZ, with product MKFVIITGMSGAGKTLALRSFEDMGYFCIDNLPPKLIPKFADICQEVDGEIEKVAIVVDIRGGKFFSGVSKILDDSKLEPTIVYLEATDDVLIRRFKETRRLHPLASDGRPIDGITKEREQLALLREAANHIIDTSEFTGHQLSKAIKQKFQKGYPSFTVNIMSFGFRYGIPHDADLVFDVRFLPNPHYINELQPKTGDDTDVQQYVMKHKIAQDFLKKLEDMVNFLLPLYKEEGKAQIMIGIGCTGGKHRSVTLANILSEKLGETEKVNLFHRDINKGKK from the coding sequence ATGAAATTTGTAATAATAACTGGAATGTCTGGAGCAGGTAAAACATTAGCTTTACGAAGTTTTGAAGATATGGGGTATTTTTGTATAGATAATTTACCGCCTAAGCTTATTCCAAAGTTTGCAGATATTTGTCAGGAAGTTGATGGAGAAATTGAAAAGGTTGCCATAGTAGTTGATATAAGGGGTGGAAAATTTTTTTCAGGGGTATCAAAGATATTGGACGATTCTAAACTAGAGCCTACCATAGTTTACTTAGAAGCTACAGATGATGTTTTAATAAGGCGGTTTAAGGAAACACGAAGACTGCATCCTTTAGCCTCAGATGGAAGACCTATAGATGGAATTACAAAGGAAAGGGAACAACTAGCCTTGTTAAGAGAAGCGGCTAACCATATTATTGATACGTCAGAATTTACTGGACATCAGCTAAGTAAAGCAATTAAACAAAAGTTTCAAAAAGGCTATCCCTCATTTACTGTTAATATAATGTCTTTTGGGTTTAGGTATGGAATACCCCATGATGCTGATTTGGTTTTTGATGTAAGGTTTCTACCTAATCCGCACTATATTAATGAACTACAACCTAAGACCGGTGATGACACTGATGTACAACAGTATGTTATGAAACATAAAATAGCTCAAGATTTTCTTAAGAAGCTAGAAGATATGGTAAACTTTTTGCTTCCGTTATATAAAGAGGAAGGTAAGGCACAAATAATGATTGGTATCGGTTGTACTGGGGGAAAACACAGGTCAGTAACTTTAGCTAACATTTTGTCAGAAAAATTGGGCGAGACCGAGAAAGTTAATCTTTTTCACAGAGATATAAACAAAGGGAAAAAGTAG
- a CDS encoding gluconeogenesis factor YvcK family protein, which produces MGRFGKWFYPGLSIKRWVFVLALSILGLSFGVALIAVGVEQLQSKTRSILSHFFTLLGDYTLLLAGVVILCSLILLVISIVKINKNITKVISGDENKIVDTMYNKAQLSRGPNIVVFGGGTGLSVLLRGLKEYTTNITAVVTVADDGGSSGRIRGDMGVLPPGDIRNCLVALADKESYLETILQHRFSNDELKEHSLGNLILASLSQKIGFVNAIKEVGKVLAVRGRVYPATLEPKISLRAKFKDGSEVVGETKIAQENKVIKRISLIPDTAEPLPETLQAIKNADAIILGPGSLYTSIIPHFLVEGIPEAIKNAKAPVYYICNVMTQKGETLNYSAVDHVKALERHSLKNIADYIVLNNKNISTEQADIYKKKDNAGPVQVNEKKLNNGKIEVLQGDLLEDDKVQVRHSSNKLAKFVLSHLIKQDYRNKNFIDHYLLDKKLNEID; this is translated from the coding sequence ATGGGGCGTTTTGGAAAGTGGTTTTACCCGGGGTTATCAATTAAAAGATGGGTTTTTGTATTAGCGCTATCTATTTTGGGGCTGTCTTTTGGAGTTGCACTTATAGCTGTTGGAGTTGAACAGTTACAGAGTAAAACAAGAAGTATATTATCTCATTTTTTTACTTTGCTAGGCGACTATACTCTTTTGTTGGCAGGAGTAGTTATTCTATGCAGCCTTATTTTGTTGGTTATTTCTATTGTGAAAATTAACAAAAATATAACTAAGGTTATTTCTGGAGATGAAAATAAAATTGTAGACACTATGTATAATAAGGCGCAGCTTTCGAGAGGGCCAAACATAGTGGTGTTTGGTGGAGGCACAGGACTTTCAGTGTTACTTAGAGGTTTAAAGGAGTATACTACAAACATTACAGCAGTTGTAACTGTTGCAGATGATGGTGGGAGTTCTGGTAGAATACGAGGAGACATGGGAGTGTTACCTCCTGGTGATATTCGGAATTGTCTTGTGGCATTAGCGGATAAAGAAAGTTATTTAGAGACCATTTTACAACATAGGTTTTCAAACGATGAGTTAAAAGAACATAGTCTAGGTAATTTGATTTTAGCATCATTGAGCCAAAAAATTGGCTTTGTTAATGCAATAAAAGAAGTGGGCAAAGTTCTTGCTGTTAGGGGTAGGGTTTATCCAGCTACTTTGGAGCCGAAAATTTCCTTGCGAGCTAAATTTAAAGATGGTAGTGAGGTTGTTGGCGAGACCAAAATAGCGCAGGAGAATAAGGTTATAAAAAGAATTTCTTTGATCCCAGATACTGCAGAGCCCTTGCCGGAGACTTTGCAGGCTATAAAAAATGCAGATGCTATTATTTTGGGCCCTGGTAGCTTATATACCAGTATAATACCCCATTTCCTTGTAGAGGGAATACCAGAGGCTATAAAAAATGCTAAGGCTCCCGTTTACTATATTTGCAATGTAATGACTCAAAAGGGAGAAACGTTAAACTACAGTGCAGTAGACCATGTTAAGGCACTTGAAAGGCATAGTTTGAAAAATATTGCTGACTATATTGTTTTAAACAACAAAAATATATCAACAGAGCAAGCTGATATATATAAGAAAAAAGATAATGCTGGGCCGGTTCAGGTTAATGAAAAGAAATTGAATAATGGAAAAATTGAGGTCTTACAAGGGGATCTTTTAGAGGATGATAAAGTACAGGTAAGACATAGCTCAAACAAATTAGCTAAATTCGTTTTAAGTCATCTAATTAAACAAGATTATAGAAATAAAAATTTTATCGATCATTATTTATTAGATAAGAAACTTAATGAGATCGACTAG
- the whiA gene encoding DNA-binding protein WhiA: MSFASSVKNELCRNIYDQCCIKAELAAICLINGSVQINSKQGIVLHVSTENATIAKRMFNLIKGAFGISGQIFVKKKNKLKKNNSYLVQVSGQENVESLLKELCLLESNKGVKERIHQLLLKRKCCKRAFLRGSFLASGSINNPETSSYHAEISLNSENHCDYLMELCSQFGLKVKKTTRKKSFLLYIKDSDVIVDFLNVIGAHKALLSFENTRVYKEMRNNVNRVVNCETANLNKTVDAAQKQIENINLIDRYIGLNNLPQPLQEVAHQRLKDSSLSLKEIGESLEPTVGKSGINHRFKKIEKIANAIKDKHSKK, translated from the coding sequence ATGTCCTTTGCATCCTCCGTTAAAAATGAACTTTGTAGAAATATCTATGATCAATGTTGTATAAAAGCAGAGCTGGCTGCAATTTGTCTTATAAATGGCTCTGTCCAAATTAACTCTAAGCAGGGGATTGTGTTACATGTATCCACAGAAAATGCTACAATTGCAAAAAGAATGTTTAACTTGATAAAGGGAGCTTTTGGTATATCAGGACAAATCTTTGTTAAAAAGAAGAATAAGTTGAAAAAAAATAATAGTTACTTAGTTCAGGTAAGCGGACAAGAAAATGTTGAAAGTTTGTTAAAGGAATTATGTTTATTGGAGAGTAATAAGGGGGTTAAGGAGCGGATACATCAACTCCTGCTAAAAAGGAAGTGTTGTAAAAGAGCCTTTTTAAGGGGGAGTTTCTTGGCTTCTGGGTCTATAAATAATCCTGAAACCTCGTCCTACCATGCTGAAATATCTTTGAATTCTGAAAATCACTGCGATTATTTAATGGAGCTTTGCTCTCAGTTTGGTCTTAAAGTAAAAAAAACAACTAGGAAAAAGAGTTTTTTGCTTTACATTAAAGATAGTGATGTAATAGTGGACTTTTTAAACGTAATAGGTGCCCATAAAGCGTTACTTTCTTTTGAAAATACTAGGGTGTATAAAGAAATGCGTAATAATGTTAACAGAGTTGTAAACTGTGAAACAGCCAATCTGAATAAAACTGTTGATGCTGCTCAAAAGCAGATAGAGAATATTAACCTTATAGATAGATACATAGGCTTAAATAATTTGCCTCAACCTCTTCAAGAAGTAGCACATCAAAGATTAAAAGACTCTTCTTTAAGTCTTAAAGAAATAGGGGAATCTTTAGAGCCTACCGTAGGCAAGTCTGGTATTAACCATAGGTTTAAAAAAATCGAAAAGATAGCAAATGCAATTAAGGATAAACATTCAAAGAAATAA
- a CDS encoding HPr family phosphocarrier protein, protein MIEKKGRVNLKTGLHARPAALFVQQASKFVSDIKLVKDDSEVNAKSIMGIMAMALSQGSEVSILANGPDEKEAVDVLVKLLEKDSI, encoded by the coding sequence ATGATTGAAAAGAAAGGGAGAGTAAACTTAAAAACTGGTTTACATGCCAGACCGGCAGCACTTTTTGTTCAACAAGCTTCAAAGTTTGTTAGTGATATTAAGCTTGTAAAGGATGATTCAGAGGTTAATGCAAAAAGTATAATGGGGATTATGGCAATGGCTTTGAGCCAAGGGAGTGAAGTTAGCATCTTAGCTAATGGGCCTGATGAAAAAGAAGCTGTAGATGTTTTAGTAAAATTATTAGAAAAGGATAGCATATAA
- the rpmE gene encoding 50S ribosomal protein L31 produces MKKGIHPKYQQSTITCACGHSIDTKSTKQNLKVEICSNCHPFYTGVKKVVDSAGRIELFQRKYKKQKDSI; encoded by the coding sequence ATGAAAAAAGGTATTCATCCTAAGTATCAACAATCTACTATAACTTGTGCCTGTGGACATTCTATCGACACTAAATCTACAAAACAAAATCTCAAAGTAGAAATTTGTTCAAATTGCCACCCATTCTACACAGGAGTCAAAAAAGTAGTGGATAGTGCAGGACGTATTGAATTGTTTCAAAGAAAGTACAAAAAGCAAAAGGATAGCATATAA